From the Streptomyces nigrescens genome, one window contains:
- a CDS encoding YidC/Oxa1 family membrane protein insertase: protein MSMFGFLGEALAHGAQAIAPLFGTAAMAAAIVLFTLGVRAALHPLARAAARGEKARTALAPQLAELQRKHKGNPERLQKATADLYAKTGSSPLAGCLPTLLQLPVFFVMYHLFSTGSGGLLDHTLLGAPLGGHWTGALADGGLFGPQGLVYLGLFALIAAVATWNFRRARATMAKAPQPAAGNAALPGMASMAKVMPLLSFGTLITVAVVPLAAGLYMVTTTTWTACERALLHRDRASRDAQETDIAGAAAAKGKTASAKGKVTPALKGKAAPAGEQTSPAGAPAAAAADGASGGRAPRQGPAQQRAGRRTPKSRAARQRAARARANSQANSQANSQANSQGSAHARVAAPVGSRANSRTEADSRNGSRPAGEAGSQSGGGAPGHIVTTPQ, encoded by the coding sequence ATGTCCATGTTCGGCTTCCTCGGCGAGGCGCTGGCGCACGGCGCCCAGGCGATCGCCCCGCTCTTCGGCACCGCGGCCATGGCCGCCGCCATCGTTCTGTTCACCCTGGGGGTCCGCGCCGCGCTGCACCCCCTCGCCCGCGCCGCGGCCCGCGGCGAGAAGGCCCGTACGGCGCTCGCCCCGCAGCTCGCCGAACTCCAGCGCAAGCACAAGGGCAACCCCGAGCGGCTGCAGAAGGCGACGGCCGACCTGTACGCCAAGACCGGCTCCTCGCCGCTCGCCGGCTGTCTGCCGACCCTGCTGCAACTGCCCGTCTTCTTCGTGATGTACCACCTGTTCTCGACCGGGAGCGGGGGCCTGCTGGACCACACGCTGCTGGGTGCGCCGCTCGGCGGGCACTGGACCGGGGCGCTCGCCGACGGCGGGCTCTTCGGGCCGCAGGGGCTGGTCTACCTCGGGCTCTTCGCGCTGATCGCGGCGGTCGCCACCTGGAACTTCCGGCGCGCCCGGGCCACGATGGCCAAGGCCCCGCAGCCGGCCGCGGGCAACGCCGCACTGCCCGGTATGGCCTCGATGGCCAAGGTGATGCCGCTGCTGTCCTTCGGCACGCTGATCACGGTGGCGGTGGTGCCGCTGGCCGCCGGCCTCTACATGGTCACGACGACGACCTGGACGGCGTGCGAGCGGGCGCTGCTGCACCGGGACCGCGCATCGCGCGACGCACAGGAGACGGACATCGCGGGGGCTGCGGCGGCGAAGGGGAAGACCGCCTCGGCCAAGGGGAAGGTGACTCCGGCCCTCAAGGGGAAGGCCGCGCCCGCCGGGGAGCAGACGTCCCCGGCCGGTGCGCCGGCGGCCGCGGCGGCTGACGGGGCGTCGGGTGGGCGCGCACCGCGGCAGGGCCCGGCACAGCAGCGGGCGGGCCGGCGTACGCCGAAGAGCCGCGCGGCCCGGCAGCGGGCGGCCCGCGCCAGGGCCAACTCCCAGGCCAACTCCCAGGCCAACTCGCAGGCCAACTCGCAGGGCAGCGCCCACGCCAGGGTGGCGGCGCCGGTCGGCTCCCGGGCCAACTCCCGTACCGAGGCCGACTCCCGGAACGGCTCCCGCCCGGCCGGCGAGGCGGGTTCGCAGTCCGGCGGCGGGGCTCCCGGGCACATCGTTACTACCCCTCAGTAA